The Paenibacillus dendritiformis region GCCGATCCGGTGGCGAACATCCAAAGCCCAGGAACTATTCGCCTATTTGCTGCATCATCGGGGAAGGCAGGTTCGCAAAGAAATTCTTCTCGAGCTGCTATGGCCGGACATGAATGCCAAGAAAGGGTATGCCCAGCTGTATACGGCCATTTATCAAGTGCGCAAAACGTTGGAGCCTTACCTCGAGCAGTTGAAGATCATCAACTGCGAGGACAGTTATATGCTTGTCCTTCAAGACGCGGTTATCGACTGCGTGCAATGGGAGCAGGAGACCGAAGCGCTGCCCCCTGTCGGACAGGATACGATTCTGGCCTATCGGGAGCTGCTGCAGCAGTACAGCGGCGATTATTTGGCCGATTACAGTTACTTGTGGGCAGAGGGAGAACGTCAGCGCCTTCGTTCCCTGTGGCTCCATCTCGTGAACGAGGTTGCCGACTATTACGTGGCGGACAACGATTTCCCGGCTGCGCTCGAGGTCTATCACCGACAGGTCAATGTCTACCCTCGAATTGAGTCCGGCTACTATATGCTGATGCGGTTATATGCGGAGCTGGGGGACC contains the following coding sequences:
- a CDS encoding response regulator codes for the protein MRAILIDDEYLALAYLNDLLAETGKIVIEGTYQDPKRALKEVEDIAPDVVFLDIDMPEMTGIELAERIQSSLPATQIVFITAYDHYAVKAFELNAIDYLLKPVEVERLTATLERLAERAAITVQAKKQASIRMIRCFQNLHIEFENPSQKPIRWRTSKAQELFAYLLHHRGRQVRKEILLELLWPDMNAKKGYAQLYTAIYQVRKTLEPYLEQLKIINCEDSYMLVLQDAVIDCVQWEQETEALPPVGQDTILAYRELLQQYSGDYLADYSYLWAEGERQRLRSLWLHLVNEVADYYVADNDFPAALEVYHRQVNVYPRIESGYYMLMRLYAELGDRNAVEATYAKLCDMTQNEFGIPPQAAYQSWYERWSGN